Within Romboutsia sp. CE17, the genomic segment AAGGCAATTCAGCCATTATTAGATGAACAAAGTTCTTTATTTAGATATGGTGGTGAAGAGTTTGTAGTAATTGTTCAAGATAAATCTAGAGAAGAAGTATTACAGTTAGCTGAAAATATTAGAGCTAAGGTTGAATCCCTACATTGGAAAGAGGATATAGTTACTACATTAAGTATAGGAGTAGCACATTCAGATGCTAACGGAAGTAACACATTTAAGAAGGCAGATGAAAAACTATACGTATCTAAAAAGACTGGGAAAAATAAGGTTACATCATAAATTGACTGTAATATTAATATATAAAGACTACATTGAAGTGATGTTCAATGTAGTCTTTTCTTTTGTTATTTATTAAATATATGTTGAGCTACCATCATACCTGAAGATATACTACCTTCATATCCTCCTCCAGGGTTAACCCATGCTCCAACTAAAAAAAGATTTTCAATAGGTGTATCAGTAGATAATCTGTATCGACCAGCCTGTTTTATAGTTTGAGAATATCCATATACAGCACCATTTGGATTATTTGTATATCTTTCCATAGTCCTTGGAGTTCCTAGTTCAGTTACTTTTATATGGCTCTTTATTCCAGGAAACTTTTCTTCTAATCTATCAATAAGAATATTTGTAAGACTTTCTTTTTGCATAGCATATTCAGATCTATCCTTTGACCAATGAGCATAATTATCTATAAGGGTAACTGTTATAACACCTTTATTGTATTCATTTAGTGATTCATCCATGCTACTATAATTTGTAACTAAGATACCACATTCTTTATAATTTGCTTTTATAGATAATTCATAATCTTCTTCAGGAGTACCAGCATCAAAATAGAAAACTTCTTCAACCGGAATATTTAATTCCTTTGGATTACAATCTAATCCTATATATAATTGACTTAGGCTACAACCGATGGTAGGAGAAGATATTTTATTTTTATATTTTGTAGGAACTGTATAGTTTTTTGTCATATTAAATGTATCTATTGGATTTATATTTGATACTATATATTTTGTAGTAAAAACTTCACCATTTTTTAAAGTTATACTTTTAGCTTTATTATCTTCAATGTTTATTGAAGTAACCTCGGATCTTAAATTTACAGAACCACCGTTTTCAGTTATTACTTCTACCATGGAATCGGATAATTTCTGAGCTCCACCTTTTATATAATATTTTCCATACATATGATATGATATCCAAGGTATAAAATAATATAGTGCTGATAACTGTTTTGGAGGTAATCCATAATATGGCCACAAAGAAGTAAATATATATACGAAATCATCATTATCAACATAACTTCTAACTACTTCATCTGTAGTTTTTTCACTCCACTTAATAAATGTTAAGCAGTCTATATTAATTTTTTTTAATATAGAAGAATTTTTATCTAAAATAAATTTTTCAAAGCCACGGTTAAACTTAGTTATATCTTTAAATAATTTCTCTATATTTTTAATTTCATTTGGAAAAAGTTCAAATAGTAAGTTTTTATATAAAGACAAATCATTAGGTATATCAATTAATTTACCTTTATATGAAACACTATATGCAATATCATTTTTTATTGGAGTTATTTTATCTAGAACTCCACAGTGATTTAAAATATTATGGGTATTTCCGCCTTCATCTAAAGCACCTATCCCATGTAAAGAAACATCAAAATTATATCCACGTCGTTTGAAATTTGTAGCGTATCCTCCTGGAATATAGTGTTTTTCAAACACACCAACCTTAAAGCCTAACTTGGATAATCTACTAGCACAAGTTAATCCTCCTATTCCAGAGCCTAAAACTATTACATCAAAATCCATTGTTGTCAAATCTCCTTATAAAATAATGTTTACACTGTAAACATATTATATCACAAAAAATATACAAAGTTATAATATAATAATTTTGATATAATAATAGAATATAGATAGAGAAAAGAGGAGAAAAAATGAGTATAAAAAACTATCATCATGGTGATTTAAAAAAACAGATGATTTTAAAAGGGTTAGAACTTTTAAATGAAAAAGGTACAGATGGTTTTTCTTTAAGAAAAATAGCCGCTATGTGCGATGTATCTCATACAGCTCCTTATAAACATTTTAAAGATAAACATGACTTAATTAATGAAATATCTAATTATGTAATAAGTGAATTTGATAACAGTATTATAAATTCTTTGGATAAATCATTGAATCCTAAAGATTTAATGATAGAAATAGGAAAAAGCTATATTAAATTTATGGTAGAGAATTCTAATTATCTTAAGTTTTTAATGTTTAATGATAGTTTATTTTCAGCAAAAATGGTAGATGGTGATATATTAAATAGCAATAGTAAATCATTTAATATATTTAAAGATAATGCAATAAAAATGTTTGAATGCTATGGAATAGAAAAAGAAGAATATACTTTAAATATAATAACAATGTGGAGCGTAGTTCAAGGAGTATCGGTGCTTGTTGCTAATAAAAATATAGTACTTGATTGTGATTATGATATTTTACTAGATAAGATCCTTAGAAATAAATTAAAACTAGATTAATTTATATATTTTATTATTGGCAACTAAATGAATATAGCAATAAATTATTAATGAATAGATTATTTTTTATAAAAAAAGTATTTAATAAATTTAGGTTTATAGTAAAATATATATTGGAAAATCTTATAGATGTATCAAGAAAATTTATAGCTAAAAATGAAATTAATATAGAGACTATTTTTAATTGAATTTATTTTTAAGGAGGCATTATGACAGATTTAAATAAAAAATTCAGTATAAAAACTATTCTTATTTTAATTTTATGGATTTTTAGTATTCTGCTTATAATGTTTTTTAATAAATATGCATCTAAGAAATTAGAAAATCGAGCATTAGAATTAATTGAAAGTTTATCAATTGAAAGTAGAATAAATATAAATAGTACTATAGAAAAGAAATTTACTATTTTAGAAACTATATCTGATAATATTTCAAATGAAGATTTAAGTAATCCACAAAACATAACTAAATCTTTTGATTCTATAGTAGAAGATAATAAACTAAGAAGGTTGGCTATTGCAACTCCTAATGGTACATCATATTGTAATAATGGTGAAATTGTAGATATTTCAGATATGGATTATTTTAAAGCTTCTATGAATGGGAAGAGGTACACTAGTAGTATAGTTTCCTCAAAATTAGATGGAAAAAGAACTAATTTTTTTAGTGTTCCTGTATTTAAAGATAATAAAGTTATAGCTATTTTATGGGCATCTATATTAACAGATGACTTTTATGAAGAACTTAATATAGATACTATGAGTGAACTAGGAGATATTTTTATAATAAATTCTGAAGGAGATGTAGTAGCTTCTAAAGCGCATATAACATCAAATTCAGATAATTTTAATTTATTTGAAATAATAAATGATGAATCTTTAGAAATCATTCAAATGGATTTTAAAAATACAGATAAAGGTAAAGTTAAACTGAAATTTAATCATGAAGATAGTTTTATGTATTATGCCAAATTAGATTATAGTGATTGGTGGGTAATGAGTCTTATTCCTAATAATTCAATCAAAGTTTATTCTTATACTATTATGAAGACCATAACATTATTTAATTTTGTAATGATTTTATTGATAAGTGGTATATTTATTATAGTTTTTAAAAAAGAAAAAACAAGTTATAGCAAACTAAAAGATATAGCTTATACGGACGCTATAACACAAGGTAAAAATGATGTATTTCTTAAGAATAATATATATAAGTATATAAATAAAAAAGATGATTTTGCCTTTATTAGTTTGGAAATTATTAACATTAAAAACATAGTTACTATGATAGGTCTTAAGAATACTGAATTTTTATTAAAAGAGGTATATTCATATTTATATAACATATTGAATAAAGAAGAAATTATAGTACACAGTTATTTTGGTGAATATAAATTACTTATGAAATATACTAGTGTTAAAGAACTTACTCAAAGATTAGAAAAAATAGATTTTTCTAAAATAAATGATAATATAAAATTTATAATGGGTATTTACTTAGTTGATAAGTCTAATACTTCTTATGAAGAAATGAGCTCATATGTTAGTATTGCAAAAGAAACATTAAACAACAATCACAACAATAATAAGAACATGATGTATTATAATAAATCAATGCACAAAAGTGAAATTAATAAGATAAGACTAGAAGAAGATATTAAAAATGGAATTAAAAATAAAGAGTTCAAAGCATGGTTTCAGCCTAAATACGGGAAAGATGGTAAAACTTTAATAGGGGCTGAGGCACTAGTGAGATGGTATAAATATGGAAGTATAATATCCCCATATATATTTGTACCTATGTGTGAAGCAAATGGTTTAATAAAAGACATTGATGAACTTGTATTTGAGGATGTCTGTAAAAATATAAGAAGATGGATTAATGACAATAAAAATGTAGTACCTATTGCTCTTAACTTATCTAGGAGCTACTTAAATAAAGCTAATTTTATTTATAGCTTAGAAAAATATATTGATAAATATAAAGTTCCTAAAGACTTAATCCATTTTGAAATAACAGAAAGCTCCTTAGCTGGAAATGAAGAGAAGTTAAAAGATATAGTTTCTCTTTTACATGAAAGAGGATATTTAGTGTCAGTAGATGATTTTGGAGTTGGTTACTCTTCTATAAAAGCTATTTCTTATGTTAATTTTGATATTTTAAAAATAGATAAAAGCTTTATTGATGGTATAGGGGAAGAAAAGTGGGAAAACATAATTAAATATACTATTAATTTGGCTAATAGTTTAGGTATGGCTACAGTTGCAGAAGGTATTGAAAGCGAAGAACAATATAGATTCCTTTCAGATTGTAACTGTGATATGTTCCAAGGATATTATTTTAATAAACCAATGGATTCAGAGAATTTCTCAAAACTTATTTAAAATAATAATTAGAAATTTAGTAAAGTTATATAAAAAATAAAAAAGCGTATCACAAGTAAGTGATACGCTTTTTTATTTTGACTTAGAACAGCGAATTGATTCTATACTATAAGAAATAGTTTGAACCAACCATATAATTGTAACCATTACCATAGGCATAATCCCAAAATCCCATAAATCATGCCCTATAATACAGATTATCCAAAGTATAACACATGTATTTGACACAGCAAGATATGCGCTGAAAGAACTTTTATATATACCTAATTTTAAAGCTTCATCACAGCTATCTACCCACTTCTTATTAAATTTAAAATCATATATACTTCCCTTTAGCAAAGGATTAATTTCTTTTGTTAAATTAATTACTTTATTTTGAATTAACATAGAAGATGACATACATAATATAAATCCTAAAATAAATAAAATAGTCTTAACAACACTAAGACTTCCATGTGTATTATCAAATGGTAATAACATATACCCTAATCCCAAGAAGAAAAATCCAAGAATAGTATTTACAGATGTAAATAAAAGAATATAAGATAAATTTTCTTCAACTTTATCTATTTTATCATCATCTTCATTTGTTTCGCTCCATAGCATAAATTCTTTTTTTGATTTATTATAAATAATTGTACTTACAATTATTATTAGAATTGAAAGTACAAGACTAGCAAATGGTGTAATTACTTCAAATATATTTATAAGTGAAGTAGATATAACGCTACCTAAAGTATCTTTTAAATATACTGACATAAATCCCATAATCCCGCCTACAATTGCAGAAATAATTAGTACAATAATAAATTTTTTAAAAGCTTTTTTATCCTCTTTTTTTACTTCATTTACATGATTATTACTCATTGATATCATCCCCCTCATAACTAAAAATATCTTCTACGCTTACATTTAAAACCTTAGCTATTTTTAATGCTAAAGTTACTGATGGAGAATAGTCTCCACGTTCAATTTGGCTAATTGTCTGCCTAGATACGCCAACTAATTTTCCCATTTCAGTTTGGTTTACATTAATCTTAGCTCTATATTCTTTTAAGCGATTCTTTAATGGCACATGATCCCTCCTGACTATTTTAATTGTCAATTTGACAACTATTATTGTCATAATTAACTGTACTACATGACAAGTATAGTTGTCAAGCACTGTATTTAAAATTATAAGTTAATAAAATTGTGAATAAATTCAATAGAAATAAAAATAAGGACCTACTTTGAAGTAAGTCCTTATTTTTTATCTTCCTAAGCTTGTTAAATATTCAACTGTTTGTGGATCATAATGTGAGAAGAATAAACTATTTTCTGTATCTAAGTTAGCAATTAAATTCATATCTTCTTCTGTTAATTCAAAATCAAACACATTAAAGTTCTCTTTCATTCTATCTTTATTAACTGATTTTGGAAGAACAGATACTCCTCTTTGAATAAGATATCTTAAAGCAACTTGTGCAACTGATTTGTTATATTTATCTCCAACTGATTTTAATGTTTCATTACTAAATAAGTTATTTTTACCTTCAGCAAAAGGTGCCCAAGCTTGAATTTGAACTCCATATTTATTCATTATTTCTTGAGCTTTTACTTGTTGATTAAACACATGTGTTTCAACTTGATTTACTGCAGGAACAACTTCATTGAATTTAATAAGGTCTATTAATCTATCTGGGTAGAAGTTACTTAATCCAATTGCTCTAATTTTTCCTTCCTTATGTAGTTCTTCCATTGCACGATAAGTTCCATAATAATCATTAAATGGTTGATGGATTAATAATAAGTCTAAATAATCTAATTGAAGTTTTTTAAGAGATTCTTCAATAGATTTTTTTGCATTTTCATATCCAGCATTAGAAATCCACACTTTTGTAGTAATAAATAATTCTTCTCTTGGAACGCCACACTTTTTAATAGCATTTCCTACTGCTTCTTCATTTCCATAGGCCTGAGCAGTATCGATTAAGCGATAACCTACATCTATTGCATCTAGTACACATCTTTCACACTCTTTTGGATCTGTGATTTGAAATACTCCATATCCTAAAATTGGCATTTTAACACCGTTATTTAATTCTACATACATCATATTAACCTCTCCTTTATTATAATTTTTTCCTGATATTTGTTATCTTATTAATCAGAACTACATATACACAACTAAATTTGCTGTGATAAAATTATTGTAGTGTATTCGAGTAACTCGAAGGCAAGTCCTTAATAAAAAATAATTTGTCTTTAATGATGAAAGAGAGGGAAATATGTATACAGTAAAAGAGATTGCAAAATGTCTTAATATGACAGAG encodes:
- a CDS encoding aldo/keto reductase, whose amino-acid sequence is MMYVELNNGVKMPILGYGVFQITDPKECERCVLDAIDVGYRLIDTAQAYGNEEAVGNAIKKCGVPREELFITTKVWISNAGYENAKKSIEESLKKLQLDYLDLLLIHQPFNDYYGTYRAMEELHKEGKIRAIGLSNFYPDRLIDLIKFNEVVPAVNQVETHVFNQQVKAQEIMNKYGVQIQAWAPFAEGKNNLFSNETLKSVGDKYNKSVAQVALRYLIQRGVSVLPKSVNKDRMKENFNVFDFELTEEDMNLIANLDTENSLFFSHYDPQTVEYLTSLGR
- a CDS encoding TetR/AcrR family transcriptional regulator gives rise to the protein MSIKNYHHGDLKKQMILKGLELLNEKGTDGFSLRKIAAMCDVSHTAPYKHFKDKHDLINEISNYVISEFDNSIINSLDKSLNPKDLMIEIGKSYIKFMVENSNYLKFLMFNDSLFSAKMVDGDILNSNSKSFNIFKDNAIKMFECYGIEKEEYTLNIITMWSVVQGVSVLVANKNIVLDCDYDILLDKILRNKLKLD
- a CDS encoding DUF3169 family protein codes for the protein MSNNHVNEVKKEDKKAFKKFIIVLIISAIVGGIMGFMSVYLKDTLGSVISTSLINIFEVITPFASLVLSILIIIVSTIIYNKSKKEFMLWSETNEDDDKIDKVEENLSYILLFTSVNTILGFFFLGLGYMLLPFDNTHGSLSVVKTILFILGFILCMSSSMLIQNKVINLTKEINPLLKGSIYDFKFNKKWVDSCDEALKLGIYKSSFSAYLAVSNTCVILWIICIIGHDLWDFGIMPMVMVTIIWLVQTISYSIESIRCSKSK
- a CDS encoding helix-turn-helix transcriptional regulator gives rise to the protein MPLKNRLKEYRAKINVNQTEMGKLVGVSRQTISQIERGDYSPSVTLALKIAKVLNVSVEDIFSYEGDDINE
- a CDS encoding sensor domain-containing phosphodiesterase — its product is MTDLNKKFSIKTILILILWIFSILLIMFFNKYASKKLENRALELIESLSIESRININSTIEKKFTILETISDNISNEDLSNPQNITKSFDSIVEDNKLRRLAIATPNGTSYCNNGEIVDISDMDYFKASMNGKRYTSSIVSSKLDGKRTNFFSVPVFKDNKVIAILWASILTDDFYEELNIDTMSELGDIFIINSEGDVVASKAHITSNSDNFNLFEIINDESLEIIQMDFKNTDKGKVKLKFNHEDSFMYYAKLDYSDWWVMSLIPNNSIKVYSYTIMKTITLFNFVMILLISGIFIIVFKKEKTSYSKLKDIAYTDAITQGKNDVFLKNNIYKYINKKDDFAFISLEIINIKNIVTMIGLKNTEFLLKEVYSYLYNILNKEEIIVHSYFGEYKLLMKYTSVKELTQRLEKIDFSKINDNIKFIMGIYLVDKSNTSYEEMSSYVSIAKETLNNNHNNNKNMMYYNKSMHKSEINKIRLEEDIKNGIKNKEFKAWFQPKYGKDGKTLIGAEALVRWYKYGSIISPYIFVPMCEANGLIKDIDELVFEDVCKNIRRWINDNKNVVPIALNLSRSYLNKANFIYSLEKYIDKYKVPKDLIHFEITESSLAGNEEKLKDIVSLLHERGYLVSVDDFGVGYSSIKAISYVNFDILKIDKSFIDGIGEEKWENIIKYTINLANSLGMATVAEGIESEEQYRFLSDCNCDMFQGYYFNKPMDSENFSKLI
- a CDS encoding phytoene desaturase family protein, whose amino-acid sequence is MDFDVIVLGSGIGGLTCASRLSKLGFKVGVFEKHYIPGGYATNFKRRGYNFDVSLHGIGALDEGGNTHNILNHCGVLDKITPIKNDIAYSVSYKGKLIDIPNDLSLYKNLLFELFPNEIKNIEKLFKDITKFNRGFEKFILDKNSSILKKINIDCLTFIKWSEKTTDEVVRSYVDNDDFVYIFTSLWPYYGLPPKQLSALYYFIPWISYHMYGKYYIKGGAQKLSDSMVEVITENGGSVNLRSEVTSINIEDNKAKSITLKNGEVFTTKYIVSNINPIDTFNMTKNYTVPTKYKNKISSPTIGCSLSQLYIGLDCNPKELNIPVEEVFYFDAGTPEEDYELSIKANYKECGILVTNYSSMDESLNEYNKGVITVTLIDNYAHWSKDRSEYAMQKESLTNILIDRLEEKFPGIKSHIKVTELGTPRTMERYTNNPNGAVYGYSQTIKQAGRYRLSTDTPIENLFLVGAWVNPGGGYEGSISSGMMVAQHIFNK